A window of the Pseudomonas fluorescens genome harbors these coding sequences:
- a CDS encoding YeaC family protein: protein MSSFNDLIKNITPDIYQSLKLAVEIGKWSDGGKLTAEQRELSLQAMIAWEMQNLPEEERTGYMGPQECASKSIEVPNILFKSDAIH from the coding sequence ATGTCCTCTTTTAACGATTTGATCAAGAACATCACCCCCGACATTTACCAGAGCCTGAAGCTGGCCGTGGAGATCGGCAAATGGTCGGACGGTGGCAAACTCACCGCTGAACAGCGCGAGTTGTCGTTGCAGGCGATGATCGCCTGGGAAATGCAGAACCTGCCCGAGGAAGAGCGCACCGGTTACATGGGCCCGCAGGAATGTGCGTCGAAGTCGATCGAAGTGCCGAACATCCTGTTCAAGTCGGACGCCATCCATTGA